The genome window CTGGTTCTTTCGCTAAATTTGCTAGCTGAATCGTCATAATTTCGGTTAAAAGATCACCATAAACGGTTTTTTGCAAAAGTTGATTTTGCTCGTTAAGAATTTTAATCGCTGAAAAAACCCACACTGAAGGAATTTCTTTAAAATCTTTTAATTCATCAGCTTGATAAGTAGTTCCTACAATTCCATTTTGAAACAACAAAAGTTCTTTCAATAAAACAATTAAATCGTGAATAAATTGAGAAAGGTCTTTACCTTCATGAATAATTTCTTCAATTTCATCGACCGATTTCTTAACTTCTCCTTGGTAAGTATCCCGCAAATAGGCCAATAGTAGATTTTTTTTAGTTGTACCAGTTAAATTGGTAACAAGATCAAGCGTTACTTCTCCGTTACTTAAAGTTACTGCTTGATCGAGAATGCTCAAAGCATCCCGCATCCCGCCATTAGCAAGTTGCGCAATCATTTTTAAAGCATCCTCTTCATAAGTCACATTTTCTTGCTTTAGAATAGAGGATAATTGCTCTGTGATCTCTTCATCACTTAAACGATGAAAATCATATTTTTGCAAACGGGAAATTATTGTAGCTGGAATTTTCTGAGGATTAGTTGTTGCCAAAATAAAAACCGCATATGCTGGTGGCTCCTCAAGTGTTTTTAGTAAGGCATTAAAAGCACCGAGCGACAACATGTGCGCTTCATCAATAACGTATATTTTATAGTCAGCAACCAGAGGCGCATACTTAATCTGAGAGCGAATATTACGAATTTCGTCCACTCCATTATTAGAAGCCGCATCAATTTCCACATAATCAGCTAATGTCCCATTATTAATCCCCTGACAAGTTTCACACTCGTTACAGGGCTCACCATCTTGGGCAAAATGACAATTAATTGATTTAGCAAATACTCGAGAGGTCGAAGTCTTGCCGGTTCCACGTGGACCAGAAAAAAGATAGGCATGAGTTATATGCCCCGTAGTCACGGCATTTTTCAAAGTCTGTACTAAAACCGGCTGTCCTACAATTCCATTGAA of Xylocopilactobacillus apicola contains these proteins:
- the dnaX gene encoding DNA polymerase III subunit gamma/tau; translated protein: MSYQALYRKYRPVDFNGIVGQPVLVQTLKNAVTTGHITHAYLFSGPRGTGKTSTSRVFAKSINCHFAQDGEPCNECETCQGINNGTLADYVEIDAASNNGVDEIRNIRSQIKYAPLVADYKIYVIDEAHMLSLGAFNALLKTLEEPPAYAVFILATTNPQKIPATIISRLQKYDFHRLSDEEITEQLSSILKQENVTYEEDALKMIAQLANGGMRDALSILDQAVTLSNGEVTLDLVTNLTGTTKKNLLLAYLRDTYQGEVKKSVDEIEEIIHEGKDLSQFIHDLIVLLKELLLFQNGIVGTTYQADELKDFKEIPSVWVFSAIKILNEQNQLLQKTVYGDLLTEIMTIQLANLAKEPVKQTSVPEKIQHSQPKTPAKIVSEPVSKAEFQPIIEKTVIEKGDFTDHDRLNSVLKQATRTDLNDLLDKWDQLIEQTEGELAAAIKYTKPVAASTEGVIVAFKFPTFVTKLDQHANLREDFTNLLGKKSYGISEDEWPEYRKSYLQTLRKGQASPPVQKTEELNNESELSPNMEAIIKFLGKENVKIIDD